The genomic window GAGCGTGGCGTCCGCTTGCGGGAATTTCTCGAAGGCGAAACGCGGGATCTTCGTGACGACGTAATCGATGGTCGGCTCGAAGCTCGCAGGAGTCTCGCGCGTGATGTCGTTCTTGATCTCGTCGAGCAAATAACCAACGGCCAGCTTCGCGGCGATCTTGGCGATGGGGAAGCCCGTGGCCTTCGACGCCAGCGCCGAGCTGCGGCTCACGCGGGGGTTCATCTCGATGACGATCATGCGGCCCGTTTGCGGGTCCACGGAGAACTGGATGTTCGAACCGCCCGTCTCCACACCGACCGCGCGAATCACGGCGAACGACGCGTCGCGCATGATCTGGTATTCCTTGTCCGTGAGCGTCTGGATGGGCGCGACGGTGATGGAATCGCCCGTGTGGACGCCCATGGGATCAAAGTTCTCAATGGAGCAGATGATCACGCAGTTATCCGCGCGATCACGCATCACTTCCATCTCGTATTCCTTCCAGCCGAGCAAGGATTCCTCGATGAGGATTTCGCTCACCGGGGAGAGGTCCATGCCGCGCTTGGCGATCTCTTCAAATTCATCGCGATTGTAAGCGATACCGCCGCCCGTACCACCGAGCGTGAACGCGGGACGGATGATGAGCGGGAAGCGACCGATCTTCTCGGCCACGGCCCACGCTTCCTGCATGTTATGCGAGGTGCCGGAGATGGGGACATCCAGACCGATCTCGAGCATCAGGTCTTTGAAAATCTGGCGGTCTTCGCCCTTCACGATGGCTTCAGCCTTCGCGCCGATCATCTCGATACCGTGCTTCTCAAGGATGCCCTTGCGATGCAGGGACATGGCGGTGTTCAACGCCGTCTGGCCGCCGAGCGTCGGCAGCAAGACCAGCTTGCCCTTCGCGCCGGTGCGCTTCATCTCGTCGAGCTCGCGCACGATGATCTTCTCCACGGCCTCGGGCGTGATCGGTTCGATGTAGGTGCGGTCGGCGAACTCCGGGTCCGTCATGATGGTGGCGGGGTTGGAGTTCACGAGGATGACGCGGTAGCCTTCCTCGCGCAGGGCCTTGCAAGCCTGGGTGCCGGAGTAGTCGAACTCGCACGCCTGGCCGATGATGATCGGACCCGCGCCGATGATAAGAACCGAGTGAATGTCTGTGCGCTTTGGCATGTTACAAAAATCTTCGTCCTGACGACGCCCGGACCGCCCGCTCCACGGGTTGGCCCTGACAAATCAAAACGCCCCGGATGAAACACCGAACGGCCAAGAATGGGAAGGAGAAGTTTTTAACAATCGGGGAATGTAACAAAACCCCTCCCCTAAGAGTTTGCCAGGGTTGACCGCAGTATGATACTTAATACCCTGTCTACCGCCAAGAAAGAGGGGGATGTGACACATCTATGTCGTTCAAGCGCCAAATCTCGCTGCTCACGTTTTGCCTCGGGCTGACCACCTTCCAGATCGGTTGGGCCCAGCCCGCCCGGATATTGGGCAATCTCCAGCCGGAAGATGCCGGACGGGGCAGTTCGCTGCCTTATTCCACGGGTCATAGCAGTTCTGCGCCGTATGATTTCGCCGTGGTGGATGGCATCGGATACTTTGCGGCAGAAGATGCTGTGCATGGGATGGAGCTTTGGCGGACAGATGGCACGCCAGAAGGCACCCGGATGGTCACAGATATCAACCCCGAATGGCCTTCCAGTGGGCCCAAACAATTCATGGCCGGTGAAACACTGGTCTATTTCACAGCCACCGGACCTTATGGGCAACGTCTGTTCAGAAGTGATGGCACGGCAGCGGGCACCTTCCCTGTGCGGGATGAACTGCCGCGTGGTCCCGCAAATGAGCTGAGCCGCGCTCTTTTAGGTGTCGTGGGCGATCAACTCTACTTCGCCGCTGCAGCAAACGGCGACTATGACTTTGAGCTCTGGACCACTGACGGCACGCGAGCAGGTACCAGGCAGGTGAAGAATCTGACCGCAGCGGGCGCGGGCGTCATGTTTCCCGAACAGGCACCTGGTGGTGGCGCTGCGCTGGGCAATAGGTTCTTCTATTCGGCCAATAACGGCGTAGAAGGCTATCATCTCTGGGAGACAGACGGCACCTCCGCCGGAACACGGCAGGTCAAAAATTTGGTGCCACCTGGGAAACTGGGCGGATTGACTGGAGACTGGGTCAACGGCTATCCGCAAAATTTCCTCGCCTCGGAAACACTGGTTTACTTCACCGCCACATCTCCAGTAGATGGCCGGGAATGGTGGCGTACGGACGGCACACCGGAAGGCACGTATATGCTCCCGCAATTCGCGCCGGAACGGCCGGCGCATGATGAAGCCGGCTTTTCCAGCATCTCGGAGGCAAACCATGCCATCACGCTCGGCAATACTTTGTTTTATTCAGTACGCCGGTTTGATTCCCAAGGACTCAATTACACAGCAATTCC from Verrucomicrobiia bacterium includes these protein-coding regions:
- the carB gene encoding carbamoyl-phosphate synthase large subunit, with the protein product MPKRTDIHSVLIIGAGPIIIGQACEFDYSGTQACKALREEGYRVILVNSNPATIMTDPEFADRTYIEPITPEAVEKIIVRELDEMKRTGAKGKLVLLPTLGGQTALNTAMSLHRKGILEKHGIEMIGAKAEAIVKGEDRQIFKDLMLEIGLDVPISGTSHNMQEAWAVAEKIGRFPLIIRPAFTLGGTGGGIAYNRDEFEEIAKRGMDLSPVSEILIEESLLGWKEYEMEVMRDRADNCVIICSIENFDPMGVHTGDSITVAPIQTLTDKEYQIMRDASFAVIRAVGVETGGSNIQFSVDPQTGRMIVIEMNPRVSRSSALASKATGFPIAKIAAKLAVGYLLDEIKNDITRETPASFEPTIDYVVTKIPRFAFEKFPQADATL